A region of Cyanobium sp. ATX 6F1 DNA encodes the following proteins:
- a CDS encoding STAS domain-containing protein, whose product MELVISPLNDSVQLVKLTGRLDAKGITEIDQDLTVSLVAAGKSAIIDLSDVTFLASIGMRLLISAARGITAKNKLLVLLSPQPLVREALVTAGFDALIPIHDDLESASLALSAA is encoded by the coding sequence ATGGAACTCGTGATCAGCCCCCTCAACGACAGCGTTCAGTTGGTCAAACTGACCGGCCGACTGGATGCCAAGGGGATCACCGAGATTGATCAGGACCTCACCGTGAGCCTGGTGGCGGCGGGTAAATCCGCGATCATCGATCTCTCCGATGTGACCTTCCTCGCCTCGATCGGCATGCGGCTGCTGATCTCCGCGGCCCGGGGCATCACGGCCAAGAACAAGCTGTTGGTGCTCTTGAGCCCCCAGCCCCTGGTGCGTGAAGCCCTCGTCACCGCTGGCTTCGACGCCCTGATCCCCATCCACGACGATCTTGAATCCGCCTCGTTGGCCCTTTCGGCGGCCTGA
- a CDS encoding glutathione S-transferase family protein, whose amino-acid sequence MSLTLYGGARSRATMVAWYLEEKGLPYHWQQLDMAAGEHRQEPFLSLNPFGKVPVLVDDAAVGAAGGRLQLFESGAILLYLADRYGHEFASPEQRALAEQWVLFANATLSSALFVTSNRETEFPRLMGVLDRLLAAGTPLVGEAWGVADCALESHLAYLPVFFPQLDLSPYPHVAARIAATRERPAYLKVMT is encoded by the coding sequence ATGAGCCTCACCCTCTACGGCGGCGCCCGTTCGCGGGCCACGATGGTCGCCTGGTACCTGGAAGAGAAGGGCCTTCCTTACCACTGGCAGCAGCTGGACATGGCGGCCGGTGAGCACCGCCAGGAACCGTTCTTGAGCCTCAACCCCTTCGGCAAGGTGCCCGTGCTCGTCGATGACGCCGCCGTTGGAGCAGCAGGCGGTCGGCTGCAGCTGTTCGAGAGCGGCGCGATCCTGCTCTACCTTGCCGACCGTTACGGCCACGAATTCGCCAGCCCCGAGCAGCGGGCCCTGGCGGAGCAGTGGGTGCTGTTCGCCAACGCCACGCTGTCCTCGGCCCTGTTTGTGACCAGCAACAGGGAAACGGAATTTCCACGGCTGATGGGGGTGCTCGATCGGCTGCTGGCGGCGGGCACCCCCCTGGTCGGGGAGGCCTGGGGCGTGGCTGACTGCGCCCTGGAGTCGCACCTGGCCTACCTGCCGGTGTTTTTCCCGCAACTCGACCTGAGCCCCTATCCCCACGTGGCCGCCCGCATCGCCGCCACCCGGGAGCGGCCGGCCTATCTCAAGGTGATGACTTGA
- a CDS encoding SpoIIE family protein phosphatase, with protein MVSKKRPNLSLLKAIPDLILLVDREGCLLACLGGQDSAISWLPAQPVGHRLEGLLPAAAVAKLQEGILQVLDHGEGLNLELALEPAEEARWHEVRISRCDRQAALLLIRDISADHQRRLDLRTSEEKFRGLVANIPGAVYRCLVDEHYTMQFISDNIEVISGYPVSDFIGNEVRSYGSLIHPEDQHWLESARNHALFMHQPFSLEYRISHRNGSQRWVYEKGRAIYNAKGKPASMDGAIFDISERKQAEEDLRIAEENYREVFQKNLEESLKLEYLQKDLKAASQIQANILPHEKPLLPNHPQVDVAAIIIPAKEVGGDFFDAFPLDESTICLTVGDVSGKGMPAGLFMVRVVTLIRLMLTQPLPLGACIESVNRHLCSGNDDFMFATVFIALFDVSSGQLTYVNGGHNPPFLASERGAFEPLINSHKGVALGLNERASFVASECSLTPGDRLVIYTDGVSEAEDPDGGFFSVERTLEVLDGLDPELSAEASVEALNQAVFAFARSAPQSDDVTILGLRYAPRR; from the coding sequence ATGGTGAGCAAGAAGCGTCCCAACCTTTCTCTGCTCAAGGCCATCCCCGATCTGATCCTGCTGGTGGATCGCGAGGGTTGTCTGCTCGCTTGCCTCGGCGGCCAGGATTCCGCGATTTCCTGGTTGCCGGCGCAGCCCGTGGGCCATCGCCTCGAAGGCCTGCTCCCCGCCGCCGCGGTGGCCAAGCTGCAGGAGGGAATTCTTCAGGTGCTGGACCATGGCGAGGGCTTGAATCTGGAGTTGGCCCTGGAGCCGGCGGAGGAGGCGCGTTGGCATGAGGTGCGCATCAGCCGCTGTGATCGTCAGGCCGCCCTGCTCTTGATCCGCGACATCAGCGCCGACCACCAGCGCCGCCTCGATTTACGCACCAGCGAGGAGAAATTCCGCGGACTGGTTGCCAATATCCCTGGCGCGGTTTATCGCTGTCTGGTGGATGAGCACTACACCATGCAATTTATCAGTGACAACATTGAAGTGATTTCGGGGTATCCCGTTTCTGACTTTATTGGCAATGAGGTGCGTTCCTACGGCAGCCTCATCCATCCCGAGGATCAACATTGGCTGGAATCGGCCAGGAACCATGCCCTGTTCATGCACCAACCCTTCTCCCTGGAATACCGGATCTCCCACAGGAATGGCAGCCAGCGCTGGGTGTACGAAAAAGGCCGCGCGATCTACAACGCCAAGGGCAAACCTGCCTCCATGGATGGTGCCATCTTCGACATCAGCGAGCGCAAGCAGGCGGAAGAAGATCTGCGCATCGCTGAGGAGAACTACCGCGAGGTGTTCCAGAAGAACCTCGAGGAGAGCCTGAAGCTCGAATACCTCCAGAAAGACCTCAAGGCCGCCAGTCAGATTCAGGCCAACATCCTTCCCCATGAGAAACCCCTGCTGCCCAACCACCCGCAGGTGGATGTGGCGGCGATCATCATTCCGGCCAAGGAAGTGGGCGGTGATTTCTTCGATGCCTTCCCCCTCGATGAGAGCACCATCTGTCTGACCGTGGGTGATGTGTCCGGCAAGGGCATGCCAGCGGGGCTGTTCATGGTCCGGGTCGTCACCTTGATCCGGCTGATGCTTACCCAGCCACTGCCGCTCGGGGCCTGCATCGAGTCGGTCAACCGCCACCTCTGCAGCGGCAACGACGATTTCATGTTCGCCACCGTGTTCATCGCCCTGTTTGATGTGAGCTCCGGCCAGCTCACCTACGTCAACGGCGGTCACAACCCACCCTTTCTGGCCTCCGAGCGGGGAGCCTTTGAACCCTTGATCAACTCCCACAAGGGCGTCGCCCTGGGCCTCAACGAACGGGCCAGCTTCGTGGCCTCCGAGTGCAGCCTCACTCCCGGTGATCGGCTGGTGATCTACACCGATGGGGTGAGCGAGGCGGAGGATCCCGACGGTGGTTTCTTCTCCGTCGAGCGCACGCTGGAGGTGCTCGATGGCCTCGACCCCGAGCTCTCGGCCGAGGCCAGCGTGGAGGCCCTGAACCAGGCGGTGTTCGCCTTCGCCCGCTCGGCCCCCCAATCTGACGACGTCACGATCCTGGGCCTGCGCTACGCCCCACGCAGGTAG
- a CDS encoding ATP-binding protein has product MDELRLNNHLDELERLSVWVAECGERHAFSDRSVFALELVLTELVTNIIDYAFPAGGDHVIALTLQAGDGGIDVTVADDGEAYDPTANEEVQLPSQLSDAPIGGLGVHLVKRYCESFTYEREADRNEVRLRLLDTVKEA; this is encoded by the coding sequence TTGGACGAGCTACGCCTTAACAACCATCTCGATGAGCTGGAGCGCCTGAGCGTCTGGGTCGCTGAGTGCGGTGAGAGGCATGCGTTCAGCGATCGCAGTGTGTTTGCCCTTGAATTGGTGCTCACCGAGCTGGTCACCAACATCATTGACTACGCCTTTCCAGCTGGCGGTGACCATGTGATCGCGCTCACGCTGCAGGCTGGCGATGGGGGCATCGATGTCACCGTTGCCGATGACGGTGAGGCCTACGATCCGACGGCGAATGAGGAAGTTCAGCTGCCGAGCCAGCTCTCCGATGCGCCGATCGGTGGATTGGGTGTTCACCTGGTCAAGCGCTATTGCGAATCATTCACCTATGAGCGCGAAGCCGACAGAAATGAGGTCAGACTGCGTCTTCTCGATACGGTAAAAGAAGCCTGA
- a CDS encoding DUF3685 domain-containing protein: MIQAASEPSPQLLVFAEPLWVEGLRSRLERERPGGYRLLERPEQLEGCPQLVIWQLVAPVEPANLLAELRRLEERWQPSPRLLLLPSPLSCPSDWLLQLPVQGLLQDPEPSELVEAIATLLGGGRVVALHPSASRPAPVAAPLGLGQWLLQSGLQQIEIERVRCVLALDPPPDSVLVQLLVEGRLRELAAARQLLLWIWGPVVLAWGDGRGEGGGPTQPGPAAAHISQDVPPGGTAITLRERTAIGVWRAIQERLNSAAEAGLANRTGQLLALEGLSPERRRDLLVGLIKQFDQLLERLRQGEAGEPELLSHWHQLQPELRRSALRQMAGSYVQLPRLGELLAVADTLEASSELASADPELPEAQPMLGALLRAQPLLVGGRLLAPDEPQALLQLEMLVSNWLIRNAELISAEVLACCGSWPELRRYLLTTDLLATRNLERLRNQLNAQQRWASWFQRPVQLYESQRLLYRLEQGAIAPLLLTEPRDQELAQLGWLQQAVTLALETRDAVAPQLQAVVQRLGNLVVVVLTQVIGRAIGLVGRGILQGLGRSVGRG, from the coding sequence GTGATCCAAGCCGCGAGCGAGCCAAGCCCCCAACTGCTGGTCTTCGCCGAGCCCCTGTGGGTCGAGGGGCTGCGCAGCCGCCTGGAGCGCGAACGCCCCGGCGGCTACCGGCTGCTGGAGCGGCCCGAGCAGCTGGAGGGTTGTCCGCAACTGGTGATCTGGCAGCTGGTGGCCCCGGTGGAGCCGGCGAATCTGCTGGCGGAGCTGCGGCGGCTGGAGGAACGCTGGCAACCGAGCCCGCGCCTGCTGTTGCTGCCCAGCCCCCTGAGCTGCCCCAGCGACTGGCTGCTGCAACTGCCGGTGCAGGGTCTGCTGCAGGACCCTGAACCCAGTGAATTGGTTGAAGCGATCGCCACCCTGCTGGGGGGTGGCCGGGTGGTGGCCCTGCATCCATCCGCCAGCCGGCCGGCCCCGGTGGCGGCGCCCCTGGGTCTGGGCCAATGGCTGCTGCAGAGCGGCCTGCAGCAGATCGAAATCGAGCGGGTGCGCTGCGTTCTCGCCCTCGATCCGCCGCCTGATTCGGTGCTGGTGCAGTTGCTGGTGGAGGGGCGGCTGCGGGAGCTGGCGGCGGCGCGGCAGCTGCTGCTCTGGATCTGGGGCCCGGTGGTACTGGCCTGGGGGGATGGCCGTGGCGAGGGCGGCGGCCCAACCCAGCCAGGCCCTGCTGCCGCTCACATCAGCCAGGACGTCCCCCCTGGGGGCACGGCGATCACCCTGCGGGAGCGCACGGCGATCGGCGTGTGGCGGGCGATCCAGGAGCGGCTCAACAGCGCCGCTGAAGCCGGCCTGGCCAACCGCACCGGCCAGCTGCTGGCGCTCGAAGGGCTCAGCCCCGAGCGTCGCCGCGACCTGCTGGTGGGGCTGATCAAGCAATTCGATCAGCTGCTGGAGCGCCTGCGCCAGGGCGAGGCCGGCGAGCCGGAGCTGCTGAGCCACTGGCATCAGTTGCAGCCGGAACTGCGCCGCAGCGCCCTGCGCCAGATGGCCGGCTCCTACGTGCAGCTTCCGCGGCTGGGGGAACTGCTGGCGGTGGCCGACACGCTCGAGGCCAGCAGTGAACTGGCCAGCGCCGATCCGGAACTGCCGGAGGCCCAACCGATGCTCGGCGCCCTGCTCAGGGCCCAGCCGCTGCTGGTGGGCGGCCGCCTGCTGGCCCCGGATGAACCCCAGGCGCTGCTGCAACTGGAAATGCTGGTGAGCAACTGGCTGATCCGCAACGCCGAACTGATCAGCGCTGAGGTGCTGGCCTGCTGCGGGAGCTGGCCTGAACTGCGCCGTTACCTGCTCACCACCGACCTGCTGGCCACCCGCAACCTGGAGCGCCTGCGCAACCAGTTGAACGCCCAGCAACGCTGGGCCTCCTGGTTCCAGCGGCCGGTGCAGCTCTACGAGAGCCAGCGGCTGCTCTACCGGCTGGAGCAGGGGGCGATCGCGCCGCTGCTGCTCACCGAACCACGGGATCAGGAGCTGGCTCAACTGGGCTGGCTGCAGCAGGCCGTCACCCTGGCGCTGGAAACCCGCGACGCCGTGGCCCCCCAGTTGCAGGCCGTCGTCCAGCGCCTGGGGAATCTGGTGGTGGTGGTGCTCACCCAGGTGATCGGCCGGGCCATCGGCCTGGTGGGGCGGGGCATCCTCCAGGGCCTCGGCCGCAGCGTCGGCCGGGGCTGA
- a CDS encoding CBS domain-containing protein, translating into MATETPTTQRVRDVMSTPALSVRTDTPLQEALTLMSERHFSGLPVLDGEGQLVGELSEQDLMVRESGFDAGPYVMLLDSVIYLRNPLQWDKQVHQVLGSTVGEVMTGTHPHSCGADLSLSEAARLLHGRSTQRLFVLDAGGRLEGVLTRGDVVRALAAE; encoded by the coding sequence ATGGCCACCGAGACCCCCACCACCCAGCGGGTGCGTGATGTGATGAGTACCCCGGCCCTCAGCGTGCGCACCGACACCCCCTTACAGGAGGCGCTGACCCTGATGAGCGAGCGCCATTTCAGCGGGCTGCCGGTGCTCGATGGCGAGGGTCAGTTGGTGGGCGAACTCAGCGAACAGGATCTGATGGTGCGCGAGAGCGGTTTTGATGCCGGCCCCTACGTGATGCTGCTCGACAGCGTGATCTATCTGCGCAACCCCCTGCAGTGGGACAAGCAAGTGCACCAGGTGCTGGGCAGCACCGTGGGGGAAGTGATGACGGGAACCCATCCCCACTCCTGTGGCGCCGATCTGAGCTTGAGCGAGGCCGCCCGCCTGCTCCATGGCCGCAGCACCCAGCGCTTGTTCGTGCTCGATGCCGGCGGGCGCCTCGAAGGCGTGCTCACCCGCGGCGATGTGGTGCGGGCCCTGGCGGCGGAGTGA
- a CDS encoding thylakoid membrane photosystem I accumulation factor has protein sequence MAPALPPTPLLRLLAPIRPSLRRLLALGAALALLLALVIGPGAAAAFAARDTDSFDGNIFSLYAGNGSLVPPRTSLEQALADQRTVVLAFYLDDSSASKTFSPVLSELQRTWGTNAELIYLTTDNLQNRPDTGPNDPAHYWKGTIPQVVVIDAQGKVVFDAAGQVNTDAIDAALAKATGRAAAQGPKGTMERSFNEFNSEIIPAR, from the coding sequence ATGGCGCCAGCCCTTCCACCGACCCCGTTGTTGCGCCTGCTCGCTCCGATCCGCCCGTCCCTGCGCCGCCTGCTGGCCCTCGGGGCCGCCCTTGCCCTGCTGCTGGCGCTCGTGATCGGCCCTGGTGCAGCGGCCGCCTTCGCCGCCCGCGACACGGACAGCTTCGATGGCAACATCTTCTCGCTCTACGCCGGCAACGGCTCCCTGGTGCCACCGCGCACCAGCCTGGAGCAGGCCCTGGCGGACCAGCGCACGGTGGTGCTGGCCTTCTACCTCGATGACAGCAGTGCCAGCAAAACCTTCTCCCCGGTGCTCTCGGAGCTGCAGCGCACCTGGGGGACCAACGCCGAGCTGATCTACCTCACCACCGACAACCTCCAGAACCGACCCGACACCGGTCCCAACGATCCGGCCCACTACTGGAAGGGCACAATTCCCCAGGTGGTGGTGATCGATGCCCAAGGGAAGGTGGTGTTCGATGCGGCCGGCCAGGTCAACACCGACGCCATCGACGCCGCCCTGGCCAAGGCCACGGGCCGGGCGGCCGCGCAGGGGCCCAAGGGGACGATGGAGCGCAGCTTCAACGAGTTCAACAGCGAAATCATTCCGGCGCGCTGA
- the hisA gene encoding 1-(5-phosphoribosyl)-5-[(5-phosphoribosylamino)methylideneamino]imidazole-4-carboxamide isomerase — MQIIPAIDLLEGSCVRLHQGDYDQVTRFSDDPVAQALEWQRQGAERLHLVDLDGARSGEPVNDAAIKAITAALSIPVQLGGGVRSAERAEELLACGLDRVILGTVALEQPQLVRELAARHPGRIVVGIDAKDGKVATRGWLEASTVEATELAESLAGSGIAAIISTDIATDGTLAGPNLEALAGMARASSVPMIASGGVGDLADLLSLLSLEPLGVVGVIVGRALYDGRVDLGEALAAIGPARLQDPIPPSIA, encoded by the coding sequence ATGCAGATCATTCCCGCCATCGACCTGCTGGAGGGCAGCTGCGTGCGCCTGCACCAGGGCGACTACGACCAGGTGACCCGCTTCAGCGACGACCCCGTCGCCCAGGCCCTCGAATGGCAGCGCCAGGGGGCCGAGCGCCTCCACCTGGTGGATCTCGATGGCGCCCGCAGCGGCGAACCCGTCAATGACGCCGCCATCAAGGCGATCACCGCCGCCCTATCGATCCCCGTGCAACTGGGGGGCGGGGTGCGCAGCGCCGAACGGGCCGAGGAACTGCTGGCCTGCGGCCTCGATCGCGTGATCCTGGGCACGGTGGCCCTGGAGCAACCCCAGCTGGTGCGTGAGCTGGCGGCCCGCCATCCCGGCCGCATCGTCGTGGGCATCGATGCCAAAGACGGCAAGGTGGCCACCAGGGGCTGGCTCGAAGCGAGCACGGTGGAGGCCACCGAGCTGGCCGAGAGCTTGGCGGGCAGCGGCATCGCCGCGATCATCAGCACCGACATCGCCACCGACGGCACCCTGGCGGGCCCCAACCTGGAGGCCCTCGCCGGCATGGCCCGCGCCAGCTCCGTGCCGATGATCGCCTCCGGCGGCGTGGGCGATCTGGCCGACCTGCTCTCCCTGCTCAGCCTGGAGCCCTTGGGGGTGGTGGGGGTGATCGTGGGCCGGGCGCTCTACGACGGCCGCGTCGATCTGGGCGAAGCCCTGGCGGCGATCGGCCCGGCGAGGCTGCAGGATCCGATCCCGCCGTCGATCGCCTGA
- a CDS encoding Fur family transcriptional regulator, with product MRLSRQRRMVLDLLWQEKSHLSARDIFEKLNTLGRNIGHTSVYQNLEALQSSGVIECLDRATGRLYGYRSDPHSHLTCNESGEIHDLDVVLPPDLVARIESLTGFTIESYTLQLNGRRRA from the coding sequence ATGCGCCTGAGCCGCCAGCGGCGCATGGTGCTGGATCTGCTCTGGCAGGAGAAAAGCCACCTGAGCGCCCGGGACATCTTCGAGAAACTCAACACCCTGGGCCGCAACATCGGCCACACCTCCGTCTATCAGAACCTCGAAGCCCTGCAGTCGTCGGGGGTGATCGAGTGCCTGGATCGGGCGACGGGGCGCCTGTATGGCTACCGCAGCGACCCCCACAGCCACCTGACCTGCAACGAATCGGGTGAGATCCACGACCTCGACGTGGTGCTGCCGCCGGATCTGGTGGCGCGGATCGAGTCGCTCACGGGCTTCACGATCGAGTCCTACACGCTCCAACTCAATGGTCGCCGTCGGGCCTAG
- a CDS encoding CDP-alcohol phosphatidyltransferase family protein, which translates to MASLQRRAANGLTVARAVVGLPLLLALLAGQLWLGWLLLLLGGLSDWADGWLARRSGGGSVWGARLDPLTDKILISAPLLWLGSTGALPLWAVWLLLARELLISGWRAGQGDGAPASWSGKTKTVLQFSSLLLLLWPGPAATLLHGAGWWLFWPSLLLALSSALGYLRGA; encoded by the coding sequence ATGGCCTCCTTACAGCGGCGAGCGGCCAATGGCCTCACGGTGGCGCGGGCCGTGGTGGGGCTGCCCCTGCTGCTGGCGCTGCTGGCCGGCCAACTCTGGCTGGGCTGGCTGCTGCTGCTGCTGGGGGGCCTGAGCGACTGGGCCGACGGCTGGCTGGCCCGCCGCAGTGGTGGCGGCTCGGTCTGGGGGGCGCGGCTGGATCCGCTCACCGACAAGATCCTGATCAGCGCCCCGCTGTTGTGGCTGGGCAGCACCGGGGCGCTGCCCCTGTGGGCGGTGTGGCTGCTGCTGGCGCGGGAGCTGCTGATCTCCGGCTGGCGTGCCGGCCAGGGTGACGGCGCACCGGCCTCGTGGAGCGGCAAGACCAAGACCGTGCTGCAGTTCAGCTCGCTGCTGCTGCTGCTCTGGCCGGGGCCGGCGGCGACGCTGCTCCATGGCGCGGGCTGGTGGTTGTTCTGGCCCTCGCTGCTGCTGGCGCTGAGCTCGGCCCTGGGCTACCTGCGTGGGGCGTAG
- the fumC gene encoding class II fumarate hydratase, with protein sequence MATRLESDSLGPVEVPAEHYWGAQTQRSLHFFSYGAVMPLALIHAFAQLKAACAEVNQAQGLLEQKLAALIIAAAEEVAAGVLDGEFPLRIWQTGSGTQTNMNLNEVIANRAIERSGGVLGSKAPVHPNDHVNLSQSSNDTFPAALHVAVALELEQRLIPAVAALREALNTKAEAFATIIKIGRTHLQDAVPLSLGQEFSGYVAQLDLGLESLRLSLPRLRELAIGGTAVGTGLNAPRGFGEAVATRLSERLGLPFTSAANKFQALAGQEALAATHGALTVLAGSLMKIANDLRWLASGPRCGLGELILPENEPGSSIMPGKVNPTQCESLTMVAVQVMGNNTAVQLAASQGNFELNVFKPLIAANVLESIELLRGACTGFRSFCVEGLEANSSRIEELLDRSLMLVTALTPAIGYDRACSIAKHAHQHGLNLKEAALVLGEISAEEFERWVQPEEMI encoded by the coding sequence ATGGCGACCCGCCTTGAAAGCGACAGCCTCGGGCCGGTGGAGGTGCCGGCGGAGCACTACTGGGGCGCCCAGACCCAGCGCTCGCTGCACTTCTTCTCCTACGGCGCCGTGATGCCCCTGGCGCTTATCCACGCCTTCGCCCAGCTCAAGGCCGCCTGCGCCGAGGTGAACCAGGCCCAAGGCCTGCTCGAGCAAAAGCTTGCGGCGCTGATCATCGCCGCCGCCGAGGAGGTGGCCGCCGGAGTGCTCGATGGGGAGTTTCCGCTGCGCATCTGGCAGACGGGCTCCGGCACCCAGACGAACATGAACCTCAACGAGGTGATCGCCAACCGGGCGATCGAGCGCAGCGGCGGCGTGCTCGGCAGCAAGGCGCCGGTCCATCCCAACGACCATGTGAACCTGAGCCAATCGAGCAACGACACCTTCCCGGCGGCCTTGCACGTGGCGGTGGCCCTTGAGCTGGAGCAGCGCCTGATCCCGGCTGTGGCGGCGCTGCGGGAGGCGCTGAACACCAAGGCCGAGGCATTTGCAACGATCATCAAGATCGGCCGCACCCACCTCCAGGACGCCGTGCCCCTGAGCCTCGGGCAGGAGTTTTCCGGTTACGTGGCCCAGTTGGATCTGGGGCTCGAGAGCCTGCGCCTGAGCCTGCCGCGCCTGCGCGAACTGGCGATCGGCGGCACGGCCGTGGGCACGGGCCTCAATGCCCCACGGGGCTTCGGGGAGGCGGTGGCAACGCGGCTGAGCGAGCGCCTGGGGCTTCCGTTCACCAGTGCCGCGAACAAGTTCCAGGCGTTGGCGGGCCAGGAGGCCCTGGCGGCAACGCACGGGGCGCTCACGGTGCTGGCGGGCAGCCTGATGAAGATCGCCAACGACCTGCGCTGGCTCGCCAGCGGGCCCCGCTGCGGGCTGGGGGAGCTGATCCTGCCCGAGAACGAACCGGGATCGAGCATCATGCCGGGCAAGGTGAATCCCACCCAGTGCGAGAGCCTGACGATGGTGGCGGTGCAGGTGATGGGCAACAACACCGCCGTGCAGTTGGCCGCCAGCCAGGGCAACTTCGAGCTCAACGTGTTCAAACCCCTGATCGCCGCCAACGTGCTCGAGAGCATCGAACTGCTGCGGGGCGCCTGCACGGGCTTCCGCAGCTTCTGTGTGGAGGGGCTGGAGGCGAACAGCTCCCGCATCGAGGAGTTGCTCGACCGCAGTCTGATGCTGGTGACGGCGCTCACGCCGGCGATCGGCTACGACCGCGCCTGCTCAATCGCCAAGCACGCCCACCAGCACGGCCTCAACCTCAAGGAGGCGGCCCTGGTGTTGGGGGAGATCAGCGCCGAGGAGTTCGAGCGCTGGGTGCAGCCCGAGGAGATGATCTAA
- a CDS encoding NAD-dependent epimerase/dehydratase family protein: MKILVMGGTRFIGKPLVTLLAEAGHELTLFTRGRNPVPSGLEHLSGDRANPADLDQLKGRSFEVIIDSSGRTLPDSFAVVERTGAPSHRFVYVSSAGVYADSELWPLDENAPIDPASRHAGKADTEAWLRAEGIPFTSFRPTYIYGPGNYNPVERWFFDRIVHNLPVPLPGDGRTITQLGHVEDLATAMARSIDVEAAANRIYNCSGAQGVTFRGLVEAAARACGRDPESVQIRSFDPAGLESKARKAFPLRLSHFLTDVHRLERELAWSPRFDLEQGLADSYANDYALRSGEPPDCSADAALIGV, from the coding sequence ATGAAGATCCTGGTGATGGGGGGCACGCGCTTCATCGGCAAGCCCCTGGTGACCCTGCTGGCCGAAGCCGGCCACGAGCTCACCCTGTTCACCCGCGGCCGGAACCCGGTGCCTTCGGGCCTGGAGCACCTCAGCGGCGATCGCGCCAACCCCGCCGACCTCGATCAACTCAAGGGGCGATCGTTCGAGGTGATCATCGACAGCAGCGGCCGCACCCTGCCCGACAGCTTCGCGGTGGTGGAGCGCACGGGTGCCCCCAGCCATCGCTTCGTGTATGTGAGTTCGGCCGGGGTCTACGCCGACAGCGAGCTCTGGCCCCTCGATGAAAACGCCCCCATCGACCCCGCCAGCCGCCATGCCGGCAAGGCCGACACCGAGGCCTGGCTGCGGGCCGAGGGCATTCCCTTCACCAGCTTCCGGCCCACCTACATCTACGGACCCGGCAACTACAACCCTGTGGAGCGCTGGTTCTTCGATCGCATCGTGCACAACCTTCCCGTGCCCCTGCCCGGCGATGGCCGCACGATCACCCAGCTGGGCCACGTGGAGGATCTGGCCACGGCGATGGCGCGCTCGATTGATGTGGAGGCGGCGGCCAACCGGATCTACAACTGCAGCGGCGCCCAGGGGGTCACCTTCCGTGGGCTGGTGGAGGCGGCGGCCCGCGCCTGCGGGCGTGATCCTGAATCGGTGCAGATTCGCAGCTTCGATCCCGCCGGGCTCGAGTCCAAGGCGCGCAAGGCCTTTCCCCTGCGGCTCTCCCATTTCCTCACCGATGTGCACCGGCTGGAGCGGGAGCTGGCCTGGAGTCCGCGCTTCGATCTCGAGCAAGGCCTGGCCGACAGCTATGCCAACGACTACGCCCTGCGTTCGGGTGAGCCGCCGGATTGTTCCGCCGATGCGGCCCTGATCGGGGTCTGA